A window from Mangifera indica cultivar Alphonso chromosome 2, CATAS_Mindica_2.1, whole genome shotgun sequence encodes these proteins:
- the LOC123209068 gene encoding ankyrin repeat-containing protein BDA1-like, translating to MEAERLQMLGNVDDLFSVLEKDPYVLERIEQIPFVTTPLHTAASEGNVYFAKEILNLKPSFARKRDHLGRSPLHLALEGKHLKGKLTYQQLVTWLIKHDSELVRVKAKGMITPLHYAAQVDDESNLADFLYVCPSSIKDLTVKGETAVHVALKNRSLKAFKVLLGFLRRFDKEEILNWEDEEGKNALDTAVSVNHREAVKLLIRRVNKKNGKGLTDLDTFDDRKDSLHLVLKDCQPAPPKVKTTPISLSKKIIIDLFGSRNSLVEYFSRPLNFSALILKSLGLVYQRINQIHLDARNILLVVAVLVATATYQAALSPPGGYWQDEGNLQPANSTTNIFNTGPSTERAGHMILASSTHFVFLMCNSLAFFMSVYVILILTTLHQLVILPTTLLVFSFCLAVADTSFYKKLTAVGYCFDIFLSVSALIAYGIPLLYHLQGKELRRLGQRRNLRLGSF from the exons ATGGAAGCTGAGAGGTTGCAGATGCTAGGAAACGTGGATGATTTATTTTCAGTACTTGAAAAGGATCCCTATGTTTTGGAGCGTATTGAACAAATACCATTTGTGACTACTCCCTTGCACACAGCTGCAAGCGAGGGAAATGTCTATTTCGCCAAGGAAATACTAAACTTAAAGCCTTCATTTGCTAGGAAGCGAGACCATCTTGGGCGTAGCCCCCTCCATTTGGCTTTGGAGGGGAAACACCTGAAGGGTAAGCTTACGTACCAGCAACTTGTAACATGGTTGATAAAGCATGACAGTGAGCTTGTCCGTGTCAAAGCAAAGGGGATGATTACTCCTTTGCACTATGCAGCTCAAGTAGACGACGAATCCAATTTGGCTgattttttgtatgtttgtccaTCATCAATCAAAGATTTGACTGTTAAAGGTGAAACTGCTGTCCATGTTGCCCTCAAAAACAGGAGTCTCAAGGCCTTTAAAGTCTTGTTAGGATTTCTTCGACGCTTTGACAAAGAAGAGATTCTAAACTGGGAGGacgaagaaggaaaaaatgcaTTGGATACTGCAGTATCTGTAAATCATCGTGAG GCGGTGAAGCTGTTGATCAGACGTGTCAATAAAAAGAACGGTAAAGGTTTAACAGATTTGGACACCTTCGATGATCGCAAAGATTCGCTACATTTAGTACTTAAGGACTGTCAACCTGCTCCTCCTAAAGTTAAAACAACACCCATAAgtctttcaaaaaaaattattatagatttaTTTGGTTCACGAAATTCACTAGTGGAGTACTTTTCTAGGCCCCTAAACTTTTCAGCACTAATTCTGAAAAGTTTAGGTCTGGTTTACCAAAGAATAAACCAGATTCATTTGGATGCCCGAAACATACTACTTGTGGTGGCTGTATTGGTAGCCACAGCCACATATCAAGCTGCACTAAGCCCACCCGGAGGATATTGGCAAGATGAGGGCAATCTACAGCCTGCCAACAGCACCACCAACATCTTCAATACAGGTCCATCAACAGAACGAGCAGGGCATATGATTCTAGCGTCTTCAACgcattttgtgtttttgatgTGCAATTCTTTGGCTTTTTTCATGTCTGTGTACGTAATTTTGATTCTCACAACTCTCCACCAATTAGTCATTCTCCCGACAACCCTTTTGGTATTTTCGTTTTGTCTTGCGGTTGCTGACACTTCCTTTTACAAGAAACTTACAGCTGTAGGgtattgttttgatatttttctgtCTGTAAGTGCACTTATAGCATATGGTATCCCACTATTATATCATCTCCAGGGAAAGGAGCTCAGACGGCTAGGCCAGCGGAGGAATCTACGTCTGGGAagcttttaa